The Misgurnus anguillicaudatus chromosome 12, ASM2758022v2, whole genome shotgun sequence region TCTATATTGGCTGTGTCAAATTGGCCTTTTTGCAAAGATTTGAATCCAGAATAAGAAATGCTTTGaagcatttttttattgattCTATGACATAAATTTTTGTcaaacaatattaaaaaaaatgaaatactgtaaatattaaAGAGAATACATGTAAACCAAAATACAGTAAAATCTATTAGAGTATAAGGCATAGCCACTATTGATACTCAGTCTCTTCTGTCTTGACAATGGGGCCACATGGCCTCAGCCACATCACATTCCATATTCTCTCTTGCAAAATAGAGATATTTCTCTCACTGAATAAACTTAAACGCACCTAGTTCAAACACCTGTATGCTACATCATTGCTATAAAAACCAATGCAGCTATTCTGGAAAACAAAGAAGGACACACTAATCGGACACGAACAGTTGTGATACACAGTGTGGACAGGATTTAAATTGACAGTCTGAGTCAATTGACATAGTCATAAACAGTCACAAATTCTAAGTATCTACATGGCTAAAAACAGACTCtgaatcataaaaaaaattagatAAATAGAAATGATTCATGTGATCGTCTGACAAATcatcagtctcctcaaaataaATCCatggaatgattttttttttatttgtgaaaaCAAATATATCTGTATGAAGcaatcacattttttatttacacaaaaagGGTTGTGATATACCACACAATTAAATGTTTGTTGTAATCATAGCCATAAGTATGAGCTAAGTGATGCTTGTCTTAGCAAATACTGATATTGCtaaatattgcaaaaaaaaaaaccttctcTGTGTGACATAATGTTcctttttataaattaaacggATTACACAGTTAGcactttttgttttaataataaagtaatttaacctactatctgtgtgtgtgtgtgtgtgtgtgtgtgtttgtgtgtgtgtgtgtgtgtgtgtgtgtgtgtgtgtgtgtgtgtgtgtgtgtgtgtgtgtgtgcgtgcgcgtgtgtgtgtgtaatataataaaaaGCATAGCTTGCATCATATCTGGTACAGCAGCGCacaatgtttttttcacaatgtttttttttctggctTGTCATACCTAATGCAGAATGTTTGTCTTGCTTAGCTATACAAACCACAGGAAGAGTGGGTGCAAAAAGGTGGGACACAGTGGTAAATCCCGAGCTGCATTGCTATTGGCTGTTTCCAGACAGAGCAGGGTTTTAAAAGCCAACCATCAGTCATCTCTCTAAAATCAAAACATAGCAAGGTCTCATCTGATATACAGAACCTTAGTCCTTATTCTACTCAGAACTCTGAAGAATTTCACATTCTCACAAAAAGGTAAGTCTTAACTCTTTTTAAACTTAATACTCCGTTATTAGGATGTCATTTAAGGTTTAAATGTGCAGAAAAATCTTTTGGGTTGCTAAAAGACTCATGAACCCATTTATGTGGTTTATTGTATATTGCATTAATGGACTATGCTATATTATGTGAAATAAGgtaaaatgtttcttaaaacaacttaaaataaCCTATTTTAACCTAGATATATAAAGAAGTTGTGCAGTCCATAATTTAAAGCAAATATAGTTCTTGCAGAATAAAACACAGAGTCTGACCACAGGGCTGCATTAAATGAATTCTAGTGTTATGAACACTTTTAATGATTCCAACCATAgctttttatatacataaataattaaCATAAAGTCGACAAATGAAGGAGGAAGTTGCGGCTACTCTATGGCACACAAAGACACTCATTTGTCATCATATTCATTTGTTTCAAAGACACAACCATTAATTAAAGTTCCATACCAAAGAATTATATACTGGCAACCTGACAAGTGCCACCATTCTTTTTGTAGGCAGCCTCAATAAAATGTCTCTCCTCTTAGCATTTTCTGCTGGTTTGCATACCCTTTGATGCTACAAATTGTCGGCTTGTGGCTTACTGCAATGTAGATTTTGAGAAACTATGTCTAGCACCAGAGGCGTGCTTCTTGGGATTGTGGCTGTTATTGTCTAGATATAACTTTTCGAATTATACACTAGAGGAGATCATTATAGCTGCAGCTACACATACTACCTCAACTCATACTTCATACAATGTTGTTGTAGCTGAAAGCAAACAAGATGGTTCATGGTGAGGACTGGTAGCAGTTAGTGAAGAAAATCCTTTAGCATTTGCCAACTTGTTtctgcactctaaaaataatgCTTCCTTTGGAGTTAGCTTGGTTTGTAGTAAATGAGCAAGTACCTAGAATAGTCACTCTTTAAGCTGTTTATAGTTTGACCATTAAAGCACATGTTATATTTCTGTAAAATATTTCAGTATTATCATGCATTAGCTGGTGTTATAACTTTCTAACAGCGTTTTTAACTTTTACAATTAACCATTTAGCTGAAATTAGGCAAGATAGGTGTTGTCCAAGACTTctgtgcatttttgtaatatctATTGCTTTTCTCTTTCAGAAcatcgtgctcaaaaatgaAGGCAATTGTTTTGATGCTTCTCATTGCCACAGCATACTGCATACCTGTAAGTTTACTGTCAATTTGACCACAGAATGCTCTGGTGCTATTCTTCCATTCTGTCTGCTCATGTTTCTGCATCCATATTTTTCTCAGGTAAAGCGCTCAGCTAGCAGTTCTGAGAGCTCAGAAGAAAGTGTGGTTGCTCAAAAGGCAAGAATcacattaaacatgaaaaaataagTAAGGTGCTGCATGGAAAATCATTTGCAAAACATGTTCTTCTAACAAAGCTTCTTTCTTAAATAGCCTCCCCCCATGCAACGAAAAGCAGCTGCTAAACTGGCCCAGGCAGAACCTACACAGGTAAAAGTTCACCCACTCCAACATGTCTTTAAGGACAGTATTTTATCTTTAAGGAACAGTTCaccaaaaagtaaaaaaaagggttacactttatttgacatttgtttttttacagtaagtactgggtaataatgATGTCACACACAATGttgcaagcgctcttggcaaaaaGAGAAGGGGTTGAAAAAGGACTTGACAAACACCCGCGAGTTCAgatcttctcgggtccgttcggcaaaaacacatttattttaaattacccaagacccgatgccgctaatATTACATCTGACCCATGTCCGAGGCACACATGAAGCTTTTAGACCTGAACCTGCTTGGGTCTCGGGTCAGAGCttgggttttcggatctaagtggacccgtgaagacctctactgcACATAAGACTTTTTCCTTTATTAGGCATTTATTGTTTTAGAAGAGAGAAATGTCATGCCCATGATGCACTTTTTAATACTTCATCAACAACTAGTGGTTCACTTCGGTTATGTACAAACTATTAAGAGTTTCTGTAAATCCGGTTATCACTACCTGTTAATTCGGTTGTGGAATGCGGTTGTCAGTCACATAAATTACTaagtgtgtacagaacaggactaagcattaaaatgtgaagtgaCCACCGAATTTATATGCAGTGAGTGTGTACGGGGCCTTAGGTAACTTACTAAAGGTTATGCTTTGGCTTAGGGTTAGTTGCGTattattatgcataattaactgttattactataataattacatgcaacGGATGGTATGTTTGATGGTAGTGACGAGAtgattttttaaaggaacattcAGCTGGATTAAATATGCGACAGCTCAGAGAGAAATGTTGGTGTAATGACGTCACAAATATGCCAAATAGCAAATGACGTCATTCAGGGCCATAGTCTTACAAAATCCTGTAGGAAACAAGGAATGACATTAAGTTAAAATGACATGAGGGCATGAAAATAATTGTATTAAACTTTTAAGCATCCAATAATATTGACAATATTAATAACCTGCCTAACGTAAACTGTTTTAAATTTAGGAACATGGTAATTTGCACGAGCACTGCTTTGAGTTATTGACATTGAAAGATTTGTTGCATTTCAGACCACACCAGCAGAATCCAATGAAAGCACGGACAGTGCAGACGACACTGAGGTAAAGATTCATCTTCCTGACCACATGTCACTGTCCTCCCACATCAGACAATGAAATACACTAGGCTCTATAAATACCCTTCCGTTGGTCTAGACACAATTTACAGTAAGTGAACCCTACATGGTCCTAATACTCTTTTTCGCATTTGTAGGAAGCAGATGATGAATCTGAAGCAGATGAGAAGGAAGAGGATAATGTGAGTCACACTTATTATGTCTGTCATGTGGTACCAATACGCCCAGTCACTGAACAAGTCACTTTTTTCCACTATATCTCAGAATGCAATGTTGATACAAAAGTGTATGTGACAGAAAAAATCTACAGACTTGTATTGTGTGTAAATGTCTGTTATATATGCAGACGACTAATTCCAGTGACAGTGATTCTGAGGAAACTTCTGCCACAAGTGGCCCACCTACTGAGGAGCCCACCCTAGCCCCAACCATTGAGACAGGTCGGGGTGACAACTTGGTCTATTCTGGTGACTACAAAAAAAGCATTGTCTATGTGGATGCAAAGGAAAAACTACCTTTTCCATACAAGTCTTACAACAGTGAAAAGATGGGCGATTTGAAAATTGTCAGCAAAAAGATGTCTTCCTACAGTGGTCAATATGTCAATGATGTGGAGAAAGACAATAAACATTACAAGgtaaacttacatttttatatcCATACACATGTCTGGTGAAAGATGCTAAATAGATGtaaatcaaatgtttatatCAGTTTTTTAGGTAGTTGATTATTTGTAGATCTTTTTTACGGTTGTAGCTGGCAAGAGGATCTACATGCCTACCTCAAATACAGAAGCTTTTAGATGTTACTAAACTATaaataaacaagcaaacaaatgtTACAATGTCACAAAACACTCAAATTTGTTGTAACTGAGGTGTGTTGTTGAATTACAAGACTGTACTGGGGAAAAATAGTCTCTTGGAAGGTGAAGACACCAGCACCCCAGAGATGGAGGCGGCTCCAGGCGACCGTGAGCTTGACCCTGTGGCAAACGAGGGGGCCAATCTTGGAGACTCCTCCAGTATCAGTGCTAGTGCTAGTAAGGAGACTGAAGACAGCTTTTCAAGCAGCCAGGAGACCACAGCCACCCCTGGAGCTGCAGACAGTGACTCCTCACAGAGCACAGAAAGTCAGGAGAGTGAAGAGGTTGTCACTCAGGCCTTGACTACTGAGGCCTTGGTTGTCATAGCAAAGTAAACTTATCAAAACCCTCAATGGGCTGTCGACAGTAAAGAATGATAGTTTAAGTATATGATATGGTGTTTGACGACTCACTCAATCTCATATTAGTTTGAGACATAGAGAATAGTCGGCAAAGCACAGCTGTATGGTTCCCAAACATGGGCTGCAAAACTTGTGGAGAAGCAGTTCATCTCAAAAAATGTCTTCCTGTTATAATTGCACAATTATTTACAAGgttaatgtatatgtattgtctTGCTTTATGTTTATGAGTatatcatttattaataaatgttgtCCTGTATCAATAACTCAATTGTTTGTGTGCAATGGGAACAgccaaaacacaacaaacactgTGGCAAAGAACAAATATTCTACATCTAAGGACAACACATTTCCCTTTACAATTATACAATTATAATATTTTTCGTGGTCACTGTAGGGCAGGCTTTGAAATGCTAAGTATTCATCTGAAGTATTAAGCACATAATTAGTCCCATGTCATTTGTGCTAATGatatgaaaataatttaaattcaAAAGCCTGCTATCTGTTACCCATGTGTTATACAAAAAAGAAGATTCTTttctatagagggtatgcacatgacgtcactgTCGGCGACATGGACTGCGGTtatgcccactgagtggcaaaagacagagcagtagcatttgagtacagtgtgACATCGACGAAAATACGGTGAAAACGCGTAGAAATGGGAAAaggctgttgtgcgatagactgtactaacagataaacaagaattcggagctatcgttttacagactgccaaaaaacaccgtAAGGAGAAGTAAActgatcgttcatgccaacatCCACAGACCACGCGttggttgacaagttgctagggtcactaacaagtagaggttttactttctacttaaacatatttttcaagcatttgtattttatttatgatatttttggaaaacatacacTCCAAAGTAtataatcataatttttactcttttacattttatagataatacgtttttgttttacatttaatatttaagtacattaacgtacttttactcaagtaaaagtacacaatttttatgtaattgggtattaaatacattttaatatgcaatattaaagaatacacagtatgattatatgctttagaatgtagtgaagtaaaatttttcccaatacaaacatcctaataaagcacagatgcttggaaaatgtaactaatgtaactaaggaTTGTCCACCACTGCTATTAAGTccaattaaatttaatttaagctgataatagtcagttttactggcattttagCAGCAGTCGCTATGAAAACCAACCATTTTGTTGCACGTTTTCCCACTCAACCGGGCAAGCTctcgcgtggtcacgtggaaaagtgacgtcaatgcataccctctttAATTGTactcatttactcatcctcaggTCATCCAAGATGTAGGTGACAGTATTTTTTCAGTTGAACAGTAAAGAAGATGTTTAGCTGATCAAGTTTGAAATGCTAAACTATGCAATAACAGAACCATTATAAGCTGTATGGTTCTTTATAGTGAGGAATGTTTCTACAGACTATAAAAAGCTAAGAAAGAAAATATTATTTGACTTCAAAgcttttttaaacaaccaaactGAAAGAAatctttttaaattatttttgatttgttttaatagaattattatttatttatcttgtaGTGTTGAGGGTCCAGGTGAGATATTCTGTGAAGTGCACTTATAGGAATTAGTGCTACTGACTCTCTTCAAAGTCGAGATGTTAATGGTTAATAGGAGGTTGACATTAGAGCACAGTTTCTCCATTCTAATCTTCTTTGTCTTACCCAAATTGAGAGTCAGGCTGTTTACACCCCATGCCATTTCTTCTCTGTGAGATAAATTGCTATGTAGAAACTTTTTTACAATCATTTCTCAAAAGTGcgtaatataaacaaatatattatattattataaaatggtaaaataaaaatgataaaccATGTGTTGCTTATTTCTAAGGTTATGTGTTTATCTCCGTAAAAATAGTGATTATGTCATCATTAGAAAAATATCAGCATTTTGATTTAAAGGTATGTATTAAAATGCACTAATCTCATGGTCATAAGATCTGCGTACACAGCAGGACATACAGGAATCACAGCTCAATAAAACAAAGGgtataaacaattttttttgtataatttctGTAAATCATGATATGAAGGGTGTTTTAACGAGTTGAGTGAAATAAAGCTTCCATgtataatactgtatatattttatgaccttatgtaaatgtaacatctgTCTAGGGACTGCAGGTGGAAATTAGCATTTCTTTGCTATAACCTGGCATGGCATCTCTTCTTTTCTTAGATTAATGTTCCCTGTGCATTGTCCCTAATTAAGTATGTAAAATAaactcattcattcattcaaaggAGAATAATCAAAcatgtatctatatttcatgattattaaagataatgatccattcgattcatataaaaaataaaaagagtctaatttgttgcctcgctgcctcatgaggcaatgacttcagcggcatgaaggcagctccaggaaatgcaTTCGGACAGCCGTCATAGGCAGGGTGAGAAAttctgtttaaaatattaacagagaatgcctttgtgataacttaTCCCATATTTGAAGACTAAAATACTAATCTAGAACTTAAatcaaaaggtgtaaaaagttaaatatggccttatttacactaaatttgtgctccagatGCTTTCTTGGTCACCatcttatttttttcaaacgATCTACCAAACAATCCTGTTCCCTCCAtgagggaactaaggttacaACTGTAACCAAGATGTTGTGTCAATGCTGTGACTCTAAGGGTCCCTATACAAAATGGCACAGTCAGCTGAACTATGTAATGTGTTTTGGTGGTGCTAATGCAGGTAGGTTATAGCATGGATCTTGCTACATATGTAGCACTTAAAGGGTGACCTAAAATTGAATCCGAGCAGGGGATCAGTCTTTGTCAGGTGACGTCACGCTCGCAAAAACTGaagtgcattgtgggtattGCCGCCATTTGTAAGGTATCAAAGTCGAAGAGTTCTATAGCAGGAGAATCGCctttttttattcactttattttaatgataaaatggTACATTCTTTTTGTGTCATCGGCTGCATAATAGAAGAGGTTACAAAATTTAccacatttgatttttttaggtTTCCAATGTGCTTGAAGTGTATTTAATTGGGGTTGGCTGACCTCGTGATACACCTACGATAGCAGGATTGGACACTAGTGATGTAGTTACGTtttatataatacatttattattattctcattgttattattatacattttatttgatatagAATACGCTTTATGCTAACACTTTTAATGCTCGACCGCCTTGCAATCATGTACAATTGTACAAATTTTCTAATAAATTTGAtgttctttatttctatctTATTTATTGTCTTCACTTCACTAGAATCTCTCTACTTGTAGTCTTTTCTATTGCTCACAGCCAGTAATGATACCTCCAAAATGGCGCTTTGGTGACGTcacacacagcaaaatcacgTGTCTGACAAAGACCGATTTAAAAAGTTGAGGCTATCTTGTTGTCTTGTTATCTTGTAATTTATACAAATGTATTGTTTCATAGAACAAAATGTCCAGTGCacaattatgtaaaaataatcAGAGATAGATACTGACCTCTGCTGGTTCTGTCATAGAAATGTGTTTCTTCACAATGAATCATACAGTAAAAgtaaatattgttattttatatattatcaTATTATCATTCCATAAACACAGTGCATTTTATAGTACAAGCTAGACATTTAGCACTAAAGGACTAGTTAGCAGactgtaatatatattttaagagcGACAGTGTTCAGTGACCCCTGCTGGGACATTAATCTACAATAAATTTCACATCACTGTTAAATAATccttattttaatattattatcgcaaagtcttttattattatattaaatattaatattcagTCTTTACAAACTTACATTATGATTATCTGAGTGCATATCTGTTTTGCATATCTAATTTCAAAACAATTACTACATAACCCAAATTTGTGGTGGAGAAAATACAAATAGTATATAACAGAATAGTATATTTCCATTTCAGTCTCTCATTAGGTTCAGTTGGTTcagtttaactttttttatttcttgacccatgttgttttttatacAGAAAAGAGCAAAACAGTGGTGTTGGTTATGAATTAGTCAGTCCTTTCACACCAGCACCCAGTAAACATTGGATACTTTATTAACAGAAAATATTTCAAGTCATAAGAAAATGAGCTTGTATTTTATGATGCCattggaattttaagcaattttaatGAAAACGCATGATAAACAATACAAACAGTACAAAGCAATACAAATGAAGCAGATCAGTGAAGTGTATTATACAGCAATGTTATTAgaacatacagtataaatagcacaaataataaaaaatattgtgtatTCTCCTTAACAAATTTTGTTCCAAGCAACATATAAAtcacaaatatttaaacatgactGGATGTTTATTATTAAACTGGCCAATCATAAACAAGGATATATATGTGTAACACACACACTTTAGCCTGGTTTTCACAGGTATTTAATTAGCAGGTATAtgtaataaacataaaaaataaattagtcAAGGATTATATGGGTACTGTGAAATTTTGTCTTTAGATCTGTATCTTTTAAACAATTAATGCTGAACCTAAGCAAATGGGTTATAAGATGGTGAAGTGGAGAGAATGATGGGTTTGGTAGCACAGTTTAATGCTCTATAGTCACAGCAGTTCACTTTCAGCTTTCAGAGTCtcccaaacttcacatataTATTGCAGAACTTTCTGTTTCTAGGAAATAACAGTGTATTTCTGCTGATTGTAAACAATTTAGCCTAAAATCATGTACCTTGTCATTTTATATGTACAACAATGTTTATAGACTGTGTCCTGTTAACACTTTGGTTTATAAAAAGGCCAACTTAGTTTGTGATCTATTGACCGAGCACTGAGTTTACCATAGGTTTTCAACTACTGGGTGACATTTGTAAgtaaaatttaactttttagtTAAAGTTAAATCTACTTATTTGGTTTAAATAAACTTTGATCTGCTTTGCCTaagattattttttatgtacaaCTGATAAACACAATATATTACATATTGAATACATACAGCGAAACCTGCTGTGTACAAATGTGCTTATGTGCTTTTTTTCCAAAGCAAAATGtcaaatacacacaaaacataATTTTCTCACATAATTTatccataaataaaaaaattatttcttgtaataataataatattattttaaaataaactatatgCTGTCTATATCTTTTTAATCACAGTGACAGAAGTATAGCAAATAGCAGACTGATTTAGCAATTTGTCCATAAGAGAGTAACCCATGTGTTACAGGGAAAATTATTAATCTATACaacttattattaataataataataaagatgaTTATTTTATTAAGTACAAGACTAGGTCTACATTTAGTCGCCACTGCTCAAGAACCAGATACCCATTTCCTCATGTGGTTTGTGTCACAGTTACAGCTAAACTTTCTGCATAAACAGGAAACAG contains the following coding sequences:
- the LOC129447405 gene encoding uncharacterized protein, which translates into the protein MKAIVLMLLIATAYCIPVKRSASSSESSEESVVAQKPPPMQRKAAAKLAQAEPTQTTPAESNESTDSADDTEEADDESEADEKEEDNTTNSSDSDSEETSATSGPPTEEPTLAPTIETGRGDNLVYSGDYKKSIVYVDAKEKLPFPYKSYNSEKMGDLKIVSKKMSSYSGQYVNDVEKDNKHYKTVLGKNSLLEGEDTSTPEMEAAPGDRELDPVANEGANLGDSSSISASASKETEDSFSSSQETTATPGAADSDSSQSTESQESEEVVTQALTTEALVVIAK